A window of Chitinophagales bacterium contains these coding sequences:
- a CDS encoding helix-turn-helix transcriptional regulator, with the protein MERKYQEQFKVLGEKIRDLRKSKGLSQLDLELESGINRTEISRIENGIKNIELLTLFKIKDALKIEIHELFVK; encoded by the coding sequence ATGGAAAGAAAGTACCAGGAGCAATTTAAGGTTCTAGGTGAAAAAATAAGAGATCTTCGAAAATCCAAAGGACTATCTCAATTGGATTTGGAACTTGAATCAGGAATAAATCGAACAGAAATTAGCCGCATTGAAAACGGAATAAAAAATATAGAGCTCTTAACTTTATTCAAAATAAAAGATGCATTAAAAATAGAAATTCACGAGTTATTCGTAAAATAG